A region of Amyelois transitella isolate CPQ chromosome 19, ilAmyTran1.1, whole genome shotgun sequence DNA encodes the following proteins:
- the LOC106135043 gene encoding uncharacterized protein LOC106135043, translating into MPSSVTDRPLITVQDNEIVPNVIDNSSHNCPTEDNNTSPNEPVASPSILDNPALPEDNNDFVDRAMTPEATRQSQVLEESMAIPGPSGVRTFLTVSPQILKPLPKAPPRKLQRADKRKCKSAILTDTPEKTYLEEKKKEQDAKKKKVSKRVLSEKNEKKRVTKGNKKRRKSVDSQESEIENEYFCLVCLSPYSASRSREVWVQCQDCKLWAHEECTPGLPNYICQNCDSEYSD; encoded by the coding sequence ATGCCATCTTCTGTCACGGATAGACCATTAATTACGGTTCAAGATAATGAGATTGTTCCCAATGTCATCGACAATTCATCACATAATTGTCCTACTGAAGACAACAACACTAGCCCTAACGAACCTGTTGCAAGTCCATCTATTCTTGATAACCCTGCATTGCCAGAAGATAATAATGACTTTGTTGATCGTGCAATGACGCCAGAAGCAACACGTCAGAGTCAAGTTTTAGAGGAGTCCATGGCGATACCTGGTCCAAGTGGTGTAAGAACTTTTCTGACTGTATCACCCCAAATTTTGAAACCACTACCAAAAGCACCTCCACGCAAATTGCAACGAGctgataaaagaaaatgtaaatcAGCAATCCTAACAGATACACCGGAAAAGACATATTtagaagagaaaaaaaaggaacaagatgcgaagaaaaaaaaagtatcgaaAAGAGTTTTGAGTgagaaaaatgaaaagaaaagagTTACTAAAGGGAATAAGAAAAGGAGGAAATCTGTTGACAGTCAAGAGAGTGAAATTGAGAATGAATATTTCTGTTTAGTGTGTCTGTCGCCATACTCAGCTAGCAGGTCTAGAGAAGTATGGGTCCAATGTCAGGATTGCAAGCTTTGGGCCCATGAAGAATGCACGCCTGGACTACCAAATTACATTTGTCAAAATTGTGACTCTGAATATTCAGACTGA